One part of the Truepera radiovictrix DSM 17093 genome encodes these proteins:
- a CDS encoding phenylacetate--CoA ligase family protein — translation MDRTARLREIVARAKTLPFFAPRLREVSPEDVSAEDLSALPLTTREELTAHFRAHAPHGGFWRDDVVQLHLTPAPDIGRMPEYLTRRDLEAQAAAIARHLARCGVGRGDRCLVVLSYHLLAGGWLFHEGLQRCGAAVLALGPERAETVAEIARAYGFNVLVANPSFARRLGEAGARFELLLAAGEPFSAVPGYREGVEAALGGTALDAYGLSETGIVAAETRERDGLYVLEDACILEVIDPVTLAPTPDGEKGEVVLTSLTREGLPVLRFRTGDLTLKGSRSGRTVLPRGVFGRTDAMVKVKGVKVYPRELLFLLAGTPGVNFRNYQLHIRRGEGGSDVVTLRLEGDPATDTRELGERIRRALGIGMNEIRLEPSVTGELVVDERF, via the coding sequence ATGGACAGAACCGCTCGGCTCCGTGAGATCGTCGCGCGGGCCAAAACGCTCCCCTTTTTCGCCCCGCGGCTGCGCGAGGTCTCCCCGGAGGACGTCTCCGCGGAGGACCTCAGCGCGCTGCCCCTGACGACGCGCGAGGAGCTGACCGCGCACTTCCGCGCGCACGCCCCGCACGGCGGCTTTTGGCGCGACGACGTCGTGCAGCTGCACCTCACGCCGGCGCCCGACATCGGCCGGATGCCCGAGTACCTCACGCGGCGCGACTTAGAGGCGCAGGCGGCGGCCATCGCCCGGCACCTGGCGCGCTGCGGCGTGGGGCGAGGCGACCGCTGCTTGGTGGTCTTAAGCTATCACCTCTTAGCGGGCGGCTGGCTCTTTCACGAGGGGTTGCAGCGGTGCGGCGCCGCGGTGCTCGCGCTCGGGCCGGAGCGCGCCGAGACGGTCGCCGAGATAGCGCGCGCATACGGCTTTAACGTGCTCGTCGCCAACCCCTCGTTTGCACGCCGGCTCGGCGAGGCGGGGGCGCGCTTCGAGCTCCTGCTGGCGGCGGGCGAACCCTTTAGCGCCGTACCGGGTTACCGCGAGGGGGTCGAGGCGGCGCTCGGCGGCACCGCCCTAGACGCCTACGGGCTCTCGGAGACCGGCATCGTCGCGGCCGAGACGCGCGAACGCGACGGGCTCTACGTGCTCGAGGACGCCTGCATCTTGGAGGTCATCGACCCCGTCACGCTCGCCCCGACGCCCGACGGCGAGAAGGGTGAGGTGGTGCTCACCAGCCTCACGCGCGAGGGGCTGCCGGTGCTGCGCTTTCGCACGGGGGACCTGACCCTCAAGGGGTCGCGCAGCGGGCGCACGGTGCTGCCGCGCGGCGTCTTCGGCCGCACCGACGCGATGGTCAAGGTCAAGGGGGTCAAGGTCTACCCGCGCGAGCTGCTCTTTTTGTTGGCGGGCACCCCCGGGGTCAACTTCCGCAACTACCAGCTGCATATCCGGCGGGGCGAGGGGGGGAGCGACGTGGTGACCCTGCGGCTCGAGGGCGACCCCGCGACCGACACCCGCGAGCTCGGTGAACGCATCCGCCGCGCGCTGGGGATCGGCATGAACGAGATCCGGCTCGAGCCGAGCGTCACCGGTGAGCTGGTGGTCGACGAACGGTTTTAG
- a CDS encoding DUF554 domain-containing protein, translating to MSPLEQTSGTLLNIVTVLVGSSLGLALRGRLPERIVRTVMQAIGLTTLFIGVDNAFDLGGVARPPGIILALMALALGGALGEWWRLGERLEGLGELLKRRFRGQGRFTEGFVAASLLFCVGPLTLIGSVQNGLVGDASFLVLKSTLDGFASLALAATFGFGVVFSVVVIALYQGGLSLAAGLFANLIPDPATDPRVLLVNGVGGLMIIGLGLGLLEIKRVQVASLLPALVLVVGLYYAGLLFY from the coding sequence GTGAGCCCCCTCGAGCAGACCTCCGGCACGCTCCTCAACATCGTCACCGTCCTCGTGGGCTCGTCGCTCGGGCTCGCGCTGCGCGGTCGGTTGCCGGAGCGCATCGTCCGCACCGTGATGCAGGCGATCGGCCTCACGACGCTCTTTATCGGCGTCGACAACGCCTTTGATTTGGGCGGGGTGGCCCGCCCCCCCGGGATCATCCTGGCGCTTATGGCGCTCGCCCTGGGCGGGGCGCTCGGCGAGTGGTGGCGCTTAGGCGAGCGGCTCGAGGGTTTGGGCGAGCTGCTTAAACGCCGCTTTCGGGGGCAGGGGCGCTTTACCGAGGGGTTCGTGGCGGCAAGCCTCCTCTTTTGCGTGGGGCCGCTGACGCTCATCGGCTCGGTGCAAAACGGCCTGGTCGGCGACGCCTCGTTTTTGGTCCTCAAGTCCACCCTAGACGGCTTCGCCTCGCTCGCCCTCGCGGCGACCTTCGGCTTCGGGGTGGTGTTCTCGGTCGTCGTCATCGCGCTCTACCAAGGGGGGTTGTCGCTCGCCGCGGGGCTTTTCGCCAACCTCATCCCCGACCCCGCGACCGACCCGCGCGTGCTGCTTGTCAATGGCGTGGGCGGGCTGATGATCATCGGGTTGGGGTTGGGCCTTCTTGAGATCAAACGGGTGCAGGTCGCAAGCCTCCTACCCGCCTTGGTGCTCGTCGTGGGGCTCTACTACGCGGGGCTGCTGTTTTACTAA
- the crtL gene encoding lycopene beta cyclase: protein MADTPLSPNAPLPHAAASSVPCDVLVVGAGPAGLAAAAALAEQGLGVTVLSAAAGPDEHAPWPNTYGVWLDEVEGLGYAPLLAHRWHDTVAHFGRGEVALGRTYGRFDNGRLQRHLLERCVRGGVRWRRGRAAGATHTANASLVHLQDGAAVPARLVLDASGHAPALVARRGRERPAFQTAYGVLGTFSAPPVAPGKMLLMDFRDDFLPPGERGRDPTFLYAMDMTGGRFFVEETSLARRPGLPMAVLKDRLQRRLAHLGVAVQETLELEHCAFPMGLPLPDRQQRVVGLGGAASMVHPASGYMIAATLRAAPALARTLASALGAPHATPQRAAEAAWQTLWSDARVRQRQLYLFGLEGLLRLDGPQLRDFFSAFFALPPHRWQGYLAGTLSTPEIARTMTAMFAHVPGGVRGALIRTALGRHGGLLLRALGAPL from the coding sequence GTGGCCGACACACCCCTCTCTCCTAACGCCCCCCTGCCCCACGCCGCCGCAAGCAGCGTCCCGTGCGACGTGCTGGTCGTCGGCGCGGGGCCGGCGGGGTTGGCGGCGGCGGCGGCGCTAGCGGAGCAGGGGCTCGGCGTCACGGTCCTCTCGGCGGCGGCGGGGCCCGACGAACACGCCCCTTGGCCCAACACCTACGGCGTCTGGCTCGACGAGGTCGAAGGGCTCGGGTACGCCCCCCTGTTGGCACACCGCTGGCACGACACCGTGGCCCACTTCGGGCGCGGCGAGGTCGCCTTGGGCCGCACCTACGGCCGCTTCGACAACGGGCGCTTGCAGCGCCACCTGCTAGAGCGCTGCGTGCGCGGCGGGGTGCGCTGGCGGCGCGGCCGCGCCGCCGGGGCCACGCACACCGCGAACGCTTCGCTGGTCCACCTCCAAGACGGCGCGGCGGTGCCTGCGCGCCTCGTGCTCGACGCGAGCGGGCACGCCCCGGCGCTCGTCGCGCGCCGCGGGCGCGAGCGGCCCGCCTTCCAGACCGCCTACGGCGTCCTCGGCACCTTTTCGGCGCCCCCCGTCGCCCCTGGCAAGATGCTCCTCATGGACTTTCGCGACGACTTTTTGCCCCCGGGCGAGCGGGGGCGCGACCCGACCTTTCTCTACGCCATGGACATGACGGGCGGGCGCTTTTTCGTCGAGGAGACCTCCCTGGCGCGGCGGCCGGGGTTGCCCATGGCCGTCCTTAAAGACCGGTTGCAGCGCCGCCTCGCGCACTTAGGCGTCGCCGTGCAAGAGACCCTCGAGCTCGAGCACTGCGCCTTCCCGATGGGCCTCCCCCTCCCCGACCGCCAGCAGCGCGTCGTGGGGTTGGGGGGCGCGGCCAGCATGGTGCACCCCGCTTCGGGTTACATGATCGCGGCCACCCTGCGAGCCGCCCCCGCCCTCGCACGGACCCTCGCGAGCGCGCTCGGAGCACCCCACGCCACCCCGCAGCGGGCCGCCGAGGCCGCCTGGCAGACCCTCTGGAGCGACGCGCGCGTGCGCCAGCGCCAGCTCTACCTGTTCGGCCTAGAGGGGCTCTTAAGGCTCGACGGCCCCCAGCTCCGGGACTTTTTCAGCGCCTTTTTCGCGCTGCCGCCCCACCGCTGGCAGGGCTACCTCGCGGGTACCCTCTCGACCCCCGAGATCGCGCGCACCATGACCGCCATGTTCGCCCACGTCCCCGGCGGGGTGCGGGGGGCGCTCATCCGCACCGCCCTAGGCCGGCACGGGGGTCTACTCCTGCGGGCGCTCGGCGCGCCCCTCTAG
- a CDS encoding FixH family protein, translated as MLRRALSLFGLLLCLSLAPAAFAHAFPVIGELQVSPETPAPNEPFTLTVTLMDPTQVPVEDAYVFAELRPQGQPDAEPVRVELEETEVGGTYVGTATLPEAGAYAVFMRDQTYRQEEATANLAEPIQVGGANAVQGFILPPTAVGGASLRTWLLWLIGLPLVAGAVVTVLVLTRGDTTPKTA; from the coding sequence ATGCTAAGACGCGCCCTTTCCCTTTTCGGCCTGCTGCTCTGCCTCTCGCTCGCCCCGGCCGCTTTCGCCCACGCGTTTCCGGTCATCGGCGAGCTGCAGGTCTCCCCCGAAACCCCCGCGCCCAACGAACCCTTTACCCTGACCGTCACCCTGATGGACCCCACGCAGGTGCCCGTCGAGGACGCCTACGTGTTCGCCGAGCTGCGCCCGCAGGGGCAGCCCGACGCCGAACCCGTGCGGGTCGAGCTCGAGGAGACCGAGGTGGGCGGCACCTACGTCGGCACCGCCACGCTCCCCGAAGCGGGCGCCTACGCCGTCTTTATGCGCGACCAGACCTACCGCCAAGAGGAGGCCACGGCCAACCTCGCCGAGCCCATCCAGGTCGGCGGTGCAAACGCCGTCCAGGGCTTTATCCTGCCGCCGACGGCGGTCGGTGGGGCGAGTTTGCGCACCTGGCTGCTCTGGCTGATTGGGTTGCCGCTCGTCGCGGGGGCGGTCGTGACGGTGCTCGTCTTGACGCGCGGCGACACCACCCCCAAGACGGCGTAG
- a CDS encoding FKBP-type peptidyl-prolyl cis-trans isomerase, whose product MTTAKQGDTVRVHYRGTLADGREFDASFGREPLEFTLGAGEVIAGFDKAVTGLAPGQSRTAHISADEAYGPHREEMVLEVPRDNFPDGITPEAGQQLELTHEDGQRIPVLVTAVSEASVTLDANHPLAGHDLTFEVELVEIV is encoded by the coding sequence ATGACGACGGCAAAACAGGGCGACACCGTTCGCGTCCACTACCGCGGCACCTTGGCCGACGGCCGCGAGTTCGACGCGTCGTTTGGCCGCGAGCCGCTTGAATTTACGCTGGGCGCCGGGGAGGTGATCGCCGGCTTTGACAAGGCGGTCACCGGCCTCGCCCCCGGCCAGTCGCGTACGGCGCATATCAGCGCCGACGAGGCGTACGGGCCGCACCGCGAAGAGATGGTGCTCGAGGTCCCGCGCGACAACTTCCCCGACGGCATCACGCCCGAAGCGGGGCAGCAGCTCGAGCTCACCCACGAGGACGGTCAGCGCATCCCGGTCCTCGTCACTGCCGTGAGCGAGGCGTCGGTGACGCTAGACGCCAACCACCCGCTGGCGGGTCACGACCTTACCTTCGAGGTCGAGCTCGTGGAGATCGTTTAA